In Candidatus Zixiibacteriota bacterium, a single window of DNA contains:
- a CDS encoding alpha/beta hydrolase, with protein sequence MPYCKSADVNIYYEIHGSGLPLMFLHGFTLDGRMWRDQVDYFKERYRVIICDARGHGRSEAPETGYAREDRAGDIHKLADLLNLTKFHLIGLSMGGGDAVSFAIDQQERLLSLTLAATVVSGWMPSKRYHDFSREAKEKGCDAALRDYMQATLGYYDKRHPALKKRLHEIMSDFSGGPWLDPMKGKYPKRDDLALVSGLEIPILIMAGQHDIYFRPLAERLHHLIKNSRLEILKDVGHMVNLENPAEFNKILETFLSAIELPEINP encoded by the coding sequence ATGCCGTATTGTAAATCCGCTGATGTTAATATCTATTATGAGATTCACGGATCCGGTTTGCCGTTGATGTTTCTTCACGGTTTCACCCTCGATGGGCGGATGTGGCGTGATCAGGTCGATTATTTTAAAGAACGATATAGGGTTATAATCTGTGATGCGCGGGGGCATGGTCGATCGGAAGCTCCGGAAACCGGCTATGCCCGCGAGGATAGAGCCGGAGATATTCATAAACTGGCCGATCTTTTAAATCTCACGAAATTCCACCTGATCGGTTTATCGATGGGTGGGGGTGATGCCGTGAGTTTCGCTATTGATCAACAGGAGCGGCTTTTATCGTTGACTCTGGCCGCCACCGTGGTCTCGGGTTGGATGCCTTCAAAGCGATACCATGATTTCAGCCGTGAGGCAAAGGAAAAAGGATGTGATGCGGCTCTCCGGGATTATATGCAAGCTACCCTGGGTTATTATGATAAACGACACCCGGCATTGAAAAAAAGACTCCATGAAATAATGTCCGATTTCAGCGGCGGTCCCTGGCTTGATCCTATGAAAGGCAAATATCCTAAAAGAGATGATTTGGCGCTGGTGAGCGGACTGGAAATCCCGATTCTTATCATGGCCGGGCAACATGATATTTATTTCCGGCCACTGGCCGAACGACTTCATCATCTGATCAAAAATTCCCGCCTGGAGATTCTTAAAGATGTCGGTCATATGGTTAATCTGGAAAATCCCGCTGAGT
- a CDS encoding glutamine synthetase, whose amino-acid sequence MTKTKEDILRIVSDANVHYVRLNFTDILGRLKGMAITNSELEGILERGQGFDGSSVEGFVRIEESDLVAVPDLRTFRIIPWEVGGEKTAMMFCDIQNSDSSPYEGDPRWILRKILSEIEDKGWTFNVGPELEYFYFSEENNPEVLDLGGYFDYNSADIGTQLRKRTSAALEFMGIQVECSHHEVAPSQQEIDLRYQEALMMADFVQIYKFVVKEIAMQNEVYASFMPKPLYNENGSGMHCHMSLFNGEKNLFYDKKTPNNLSKMALSFLSGILHHVRDFTLITNQWVNSYKRLVVGYEAPVYISWGTRNRSSLIRVPMFKTGYEKATRIELRSPDPACNPYLAFAIMLAAGLDGLENKYPLSNPIEENIFTMSDDDRKSRKIGSLPDSLENAIKAMEKSKLVRETLGGHVFDKLIANKWVEWDDYRKSVTNFELEKYLPFL is encoded by the coding sequence GTGACCAAGACTAAGGAAGATATTTTACGGATTGTCAGTGATGCCAATGTTCATTATGTGCGCCTTAACTTTACGGATATTCTGGGTCGGCTGAAGGGGATGGCTATTACCAATTCCGAACTGGAGGGAATTCTTGAGCGCGGGCAGGGGTTTGATGGTTCATCGGTTGAAGGATTCGTCAGGATTGAAGAATCGGATCTGGTGGCGGTTCCTGATTTGCGGACATTCCGGATAATACCCTGGGAAGTCGGTGGCGAAAAAACGGCCATGATGTTTTGTGATATTCAAAACTCCGACAGCTCGCCGTATGAGGGTGATCCCCGCTGGATCCTCAGGAAAATCCTCAGCGAAATTGAGGATAAAGGCTGGACGTTTAATGTGGGTCCGGAGCTGGAGTACTTTTATTTCAGTGAAGAAAACAATCCCGAAGTCCTCGATCTGGGCGGCTATTTCGATTACAATTCGGCTGATATCGGAACTCAGCTTCGCAAAAGGACCAGCGCGGCTCTGGAGTTTATGGGTATTCAGGTCGAATGTTCGCACCATGAAGTGGCGCCCAGCCAGCAGGAAATCGATCTCCGATATCAAGAAGCCCTGATGATGGCCGATTTCGTTCAGATTTATAAATTCGTGGTCAAGGAAATCGCCATGCAGAATGAGGTTTATGCGTCGTTCATGCCCAAACCCTTATACAACGAAAACGGTTCCGGGATGCACTGCCATATGTCGCTCTTTAACGGCGAAAAAAACCTGTTCTATGATAAAAAAACACCGAATAACCTGTCCAAAATGGCTTTGAGTTTCCTGTCGGGAATACTGCACCATGTCAGGGATTTCACCCTGATTACCAATCAGTGGGTGAATTCGTACAAGCGCCTGGTGGTAGGATATGAAGCCCCGGTTTATATTTCCTGGGGTACCAGAAACCGTTCCAGCCTGATAAGGGTGCCCATGTTTAAAACGGGCTACGAGAAGGCCACCCGGATTGAGTTACGTTCGCCGGATCCGGCCTGCAATCCCTATCTGGCTTTTGCCATAATGCTGGCGGCCGGTCTGGATGGATTGGAAAACAAATATCCATTATCCAATCCGATTGAAGAAAATATTTTCACCATGAGCGACGATGATCGCAAATCCAGGAAAATTGGCTCTTTGCCGGATTCGCTTGAGAACGCCATTAAGGCCATGGAAAAATCAAAACTGGTCAGGGAAACCCTGGGCGGTCATGTATTCGACAAGCTTATTGCCAATAAGTGGGTGGAATGGGATGACTATCGCAAGAGTGTAACCAATTTCGAACTGGAAAAATATCTGCCGTTTTTATAA
- a CDS encoding HlyC/CorC family transporter, whose amino-acid sequence MEILFCLLLIVVIYYLGYVLSLYSSVAYIEPERIEHVSEKLSGIRKKYLAEILKNPRISLQLAVVFKSLFLVLVSLLVILIANSMVARYDWRVDISYLSGLILVWAFYLICIEILPKRRVLRLLDKEILNFLPLYISAYILFRPMVFFYGRIFYRDKAQKIPEDQKEDIIERAIETLAEQAGIREAIVEDDEKEMIGQIFQLDVTEVREVMIPRIDIRGFEMKAGLDDIKKQTKEYGFSRYPVFDETMDNIIGILYIKDLFTDYPSEKSIFDITNFVRRPYFVLEKKKISELLAEFKANKLHIAIVVDEFGGTSGLVTLEDILEEIVGEIEDEHDHGSDPVVHMPDNSLRVEAGVSLDRVVEELNLDYETEDFETVGGLIYDLAGSVPPVGTIHRWKDILFEVEEVEGQRISSIKVWVKKGTEH is encoded by the coding sequence ATGGAGATTCTTTTTTGCCTATTGCTTATTGTAGTAATCTATTATCTGGGATACGTCCTGTCGCTTTATTCCTCGGTCGCCTATATCGAACCCGAGAGAATCGAGCATGTCTCGGAAAAATTGTCGGGCATCCGGAAAAAATACCTGGCGGAAATATTGAAGAATCCTCGAATCAGTCTGCAACTGGCGGTTGTATTCAAATCATTGTTTCTGGTATTGGTCTCACTGCTGGTTATTTTGATAGCCAACAGCATGGTCGCCCGATACGACTGGCGGGTCGATATCTCTTATCTTTCCGGATTAATCCTGGTCTGGGCATTTTATCTGATATGTATTGAGATTTTGCCCAAACGTCGGGTGCTGAGATTGCTGGATAAGGAAATTTTGAATTTTCTTCCGCTTTATATCAGCGCCTATATCCTTTTCAGACCCATGGTGTTTTTCTACGGGCGTATTTTTTATCGGGATAAGGCCCAGAAAATACCGGAAGATCAGAAAGAGGATATTATCGAGCGGGCAATCGAGACCCTGGCTGAGCAGGCCGGTATCCGCGAGGCGATTGTTGAAGATGATGAAAAAGAAATGATCGGCCAGATATTTCAGCTTGATGTTACTGAAGTCCGGGAAGTCATGATTCCGAGAATTGATATCAGGGGATTCGAAATGAAAGCGGGTCTCGATGACATTAAGAAGCAAACCAAAGAATATGGTTTTTCCCGCTATCCGGTTTTCGATGAGACCATGGACAATATTATCGGGATACTCTATATCAAAGACCTGTTCACCGACTACCCTTCGGAAAAGAGTATATTTGACATCACCAATTTCGTCCGCCGTCCATATTTTGTTCTGGAAAAGAAAAAAATAAGTGAACTTCTGGCTGAATTCAAAGCCAATAAACTGCATATTGCCATTGTCGTCGATGAATTCGGGGGCACTTCGGGGCTGGTGACTCTGGAAGATATTCTGGAGGAAATCGTCGGCGAGATTGAAGATGAACATGATCATGGTTCTGATCCGGTGGTTCATATGCCGGATAATTCCCTGCGGGTTGAGGCCGGGGTCTCTCTGGATAGAGTTGTTGAAGAACTCAACTTGGATTATGAAACCGAGGATTTCGAAACGGTTGGCGGCTTAATTTATGATCTGGCCGGTTCGGTTCCTCCGGTGGGTACCATCCATCGCTGGAAAGATATCCTGTTTGAAGTGGAAGAAGTTGAGGGGCAAAGGATTAGTTCGATAAAGGTGTGGGTGAAGAAGGGTACTGAACATTAA
- the ybeY gene encoding rRNA maturation RNase YbeY, whose translation MHVNIISDTNRRIPRQQIRWLIESIDEEEAPPDSTVNIIFTRDKEITRLNRDYRSKRGPTDVLSFNLDSGPGDNSIFGEIYISTDTAARNAHRDGRGFYLELLALCCHGYLHLLGYDHELESERDRMSAREKYHLERIA comes from the coding sequence ATGCATGTTAATATTATATCGGATACCAATCGACGTATCCCCAGGCAACAAATCAGGTGGCTGATTGAATCGATTGATGAGGAAGAGGCTCCACCTGACAGTACTGTCAATATTATCTTCACGCGGGATAAGGAAATTACCCGTCTTAATCGGGACTATCGCTCGAAACGAGGCCCGACTGATGTTCTCTCTTTTAATCTGGACAGTGGTCCCGGGGACAATTCGATTTTCGGGGAAATATATATCTCAACGGATACTGCGGCCAGAAATGCCCATCGCGACGGGAGGGGTTTTTACCTCGAATTGCTGGCTCTTTGCTGTCATGGTTATCTCCATCTGCTGGGTTATGACCATGAACTGGAGAGTGAGAGAGACCGCATGTCGGCGCGGGAGAAATACCATCTGGAAAGGATTGCCTGA